The DNA window caattgattcctttcattattctacgtataaaagtataaaggtaaaattgaaaagtgaatactttaaaaatattataacaaaattttaaatatcttagaaaattcttaacgaaagagagctttattatagtgttttaaaCACGTCTCGACGAGATCTACAATTTTGATCTCAGGGTGCTTCCGAAGAGGCGCTCGGGGTTAGGTTTTGGTATAGTGCACGTAACATATGCTATACCAAAATCTAACCCCGAGCCAGGCCCGAAAACGACATCTATGACATGACTCACATCGGAATCATGTGTCCCCCTTCAAAccaaataacttttgtttgaaacatttttctctagaAACAATATCTTTGAGGCTAAAAATTCGTTTTATTTTGTCTGccctatataaattattctcagTACTTAATATAcagaagtatttaaaaataaaaccctcagaaaagaaatattttgcaaaacattttagttgatatctatatatgtttataaaactgTTCAAGTATTTAAACCTCATATAATGAAATGTTTACTAATAACGTAGACTGTGAGACACTGAGTACTGTGTTTCTAAATATTCGGGAACCTGCGTACATGTGCgtacattttatatcttataagaTCGATATTTGATCAGTTAATAACAGCTATATAATGGCTTcgaaaagtacaaaaataaaactcttGCAATGCATAATCGAGGAGAACAATCAGAAAACTCGGAAACGTAGAAGAATGGTATTGTATTTCacaaatacttaataaagaaGTGACTTGTCCAATGGTATTATTTTGAGTGAATAATTGATCATAAAGACTTCTCGTAGTTAATTTATagcatcataattttattatatgctcATTAACGTGAAAATtatgacaaaaaaaatgtttcgtagCCAAAACTTTTTTGTactcaaaaattaaataattaaaacgtttgattattttgtatcatCAAGTTTAAAATAGATTCAACTCGGTTAAAAACTGTGTGACTCatcctttattttatttaataaataatctgttTCTTAtgttgaattattttgttttctaatttaaaatgcaattttataaacaatcatATTTAACGTATAGGATTCGGAGGCTGAAGATCcagataaaaagagaaaaaaggttTCGGACACTCAAGCGGAAATTCGAGAtgtaaaagataagaaaaacaaaatattgcaaaagaaagaggaagataAGGAAAATAGAGAAGTAGAGGAAGATGAAAATGAAGAAGTAGAGGAACAGGAAAATGGAGAAGTTAAGGAACAGGAAAATGGAGAAgtagaggaagaggaaaatgAAGAAgtagaggaagaagaaagtgaagaagaagaggaagaagaaagtgAAGAAGatgaggaggaagaagaggaaagtgaagaagaagaaaaggaggaagaagaggagaaagaagaaaaaaagaaaaaagaaaaagagctagaagaggaggaggacgaggaaTGGGAGGAGGATGAGGAGGACGAGGAAGACGAGGAAGACGAGgatgaagatgaagatgaagatgaagatgaagaagaTGAAGATTACAGAAAAGTGACTTACAAccttagaaaaaatataggaaaagaaaaaaaataaagaacccAGTTAAGAGTGAAAAGACTTAAAAGTAATTCTGTTTCTTCAGATGTGGATCAGTGTTTACCAATCTTTAATAAGTCCTcttattataatgaaaataattatgattactataatatgtaatactCTCACAATATGAAGATGCATAAACTCGTTGGTTGAGCACTGCCAGATAACCTAAAATGTTATATGCATCACGTttccgttttctttttttttttttttaatcgacatatatttcacattttgtAGAATcctaaatttattaatcacaGGGGccaaaagaaagagaggcagTGCTGTCTATGCCACGTTACAATGCCATGATGGCATAGATACATCGAGCTATAACACATCTACTACTCGTAGTTAGAAATTCATGAAATGGTGTTTTAGGATTGCCCGATAGATAAGAATAACAGAGAGTCATTAATCTGTCCAAGTGTAGCATAATATGATATGCATGTAAAATTCGTGGTGATTGGCAAGCACTGATACAACTTTCACGAAAGTCAaagatcttttcttttttgtactACAGCTAGGGTTCACTCTCGTAAACTTTTTCTTCATGTACTAATCATTGTTcgataaatgtttaattttatatcatattacaGCATTTTtgtgtttcatatttttaattttcatattaaattctgTAATTTACGCGCGCTTTCcgatttttctgtatttattgTGAAAcataaaatgctttattatttctataattctaGTCTcagtttgtaataaatgtaaattaaaatatatttgtttaaagtatataaaaattttattttattattaaaaataaatttcatttacagattattttattatatataattattgatattttataaaatataatttaaagaacaGGATAGATATATTCGTtgtattttagaataatttatagtatcaaataagttgtaattttaattgcttttacATAAAAGTCAATACGGCAAAAAATAGCGAAAAAAACAGGATGTAATTggtttgaataataaaaatgcaagaatctattataaaatcatgtaaTGGTATAGTTGATCTATATTAGGATATGGCATCAACAACATTCTTgatataactatattttatattgcatgAAAATGTTACTGTTTccgtaataatattacatgttatgagcatgattaaataatattagaacGCAACTTAATTAAACAAAGCAGGATATTGTTTAATGTTCTTCGGtctttaaatatgtaaacctgtcgatttttttttaatttaacgttacttggaaacatatatttatacttaattaGATCCCTTTGGCTTATACCCAAATAAGCTCTCTTGtggaaatatttatgcaaGATGATGATGAgactaataatatttacatttattattattagaaaacgCTACGTAGATAAGTTCTAGTGACAAAGCAATCTGTACGAAGGATAAAGTGTTTTGGGTGCAAATAAGGtattatataacttattaGACAATATTAGTAGTTGTtactgatttttattaaaaattagaagtaCTTGGTCGTGTAATAAAGACAGCCGTTTAAATACAAGTGCTTATTAATCATCCTTATGTAGTGatcaaatattgttatttaaaaaaatgaatatgtaatcttaataatatatttgaaaatcttACTTACCGTATTATTGCTATATTTGCTTGCAAGATACTATCATGTTTTATCACACATATGTGCAGTAAAAAGTTtcatatttctcttatatatatgCCGAACTGTCAATTATCTCAATAAAATgggatctttttttaaaatgcttCTTAGAACATAAGTTTTAAATTCTCTCAttgatttgttttaaaaattatgtaactacttaattattattattaaaaaaggaaaataaaaataagtttttttcttCAAGAATTGCGTGAATGTAGAAATTTTACTATTGTCAAAGAGAAAAGATtgtataaatctttatattttttaaaccgtagattaaattacgaattttattctattattatcaaaTGCAGATTTCTTTACTTGATTTGACTCTGTTGGTCTTGATCTCGCAGGTGCTCCGCACGCAGGCAAAACGgcgtatatacatttaaatgtttcacCTGTCTCATCTTACTTTTCTTCCTCCTCATTTTGCTTCCAATTTAACAGAAAAAGGAAACAATATTTTCCacgcatataaaatatttcggtTTAAATTCCTGAGCGTTCTTTTCACAAAATACTGAGTCGGTTGCCATATACAGAGAATTTCGTACACATAACCTATACGAAAGGTTCTTCATACCCTTCATACAGTTCATACATTATCATTAACTTGTGTTGTGGTAATTATGGTGagatttgagatatttaaaatcaaatcaaTTGCACAGGCAACGTAAGTGATGGTCGATCCTTCGTGCTGCCGGACCGAGCGCATTGAGGACGGAAGAGCGCTCCGCACGTTCTCCCCTTCGAAGGTTTGATAAATGAGAATCCCACGTTTTTTACGTAATGTCTTAATCGGCATCCCGATCGGGATTGCTTTCTGCGACACAGTCGGGTATGTCGCGAGGGTGGAAGGGATCTCCATGCAACCCGCGCTGAATCCGGATCTACGGTATCCCGATTACGTGTTCCTGAATCGCTGGGCCATACGGAATCGAGACATCCAGCGCGGCGACATAGTCTGCATCGTGTCCCCCAAGGTGCCGAATCAGACGCTCATCAAGCGAGTCGTGGGACTCGCCGGGGATATTATAGGCACTCACGGATACAAGATCAGTGCCCTTCAAGTATGGATACGATATGTAGAAGTAATTATTGGGTACATAACAGCAAATAACACATGCTTGGGCTCTAACACACTATCGCTATCGACTTGGTATATCGTCATTCTTTGTCTGTGAATTGATTTCAATCTTGTGATTACAGGTGCCGGAAGGCCACTGCTGGCTGGAGGGAGATCACGTTGGACATTCTATGGACTCTAATACCTTTGGGCCGATATCTCTGGGTCTGGTAACGGCGAAAGCTACTCATATAGTTTGGCCGCCAAATCGATGGCAACATTTACATCCTGCGAAACCTAATCATGAGGGCTGTTAGCTTTGTAAAGAGATTGCAGTGGGAATTACCCGGTACTGTATGCAGGTAAGTTCGATCATTGCCATTTTAGCCTAGTAAATAgtctacaataaaaattactgtTACTATGCGCAGGCATGGCTTAACTATAGGAGATGTTGATAACGATGGTGATAATGAACTAGTTGTTGGCACTGTTGAAGGAGAACTTTATATCTTCAAGGTAAATATGTTAGTGACTACTTAATTCATGTCTTTTCAAACTATAGATAACATTTGTTCTTGTGTAACAGGGATCAGAATTATGGCAGAAGATAACTGGCCTCGGTCTTATAACTAGTGTAGCAATtggagatatttttaattacggaCGCAATGCGCTTGTGGTCATCTGTGGCGATGGATGGACGCATATATTTTACAGCCCCAGATCTGTCAATCCCAACAATCCTAACTTGCTTGTGGGCCAACATATTGGTAAAGATACAAACGAGCAAGACAACTTCAAAACAAGTACTGGTAAGTCTTGAGTTTCAGAAGGTACACTTTATGAAATAACTCAAATAACAAAAGATTTAGATAACTCTCATAGGATATATTTGTGCAGATGTAGGAAATTCCCAAAGCACGGAACACGTTGACAATactaatgaaataaatgaactCTCTGGGAAAATGGAATGTGTGCATGTACAAAGAATCCCAACTAATACAAAGACAGTGCTGATAGCTGATGTCGATAAAGATGGTGCTAATGAGATGATACTTGGTCTGACAGATCGTGTTGTGAGATCTTACAGATGGTCAAGTAACGCTGACTTAGAAACAGGAAAGTTAGTTGGCCTAAATAAATGGGAGTGCACTAATCAAATAGGCACGGTTACGTTGCAAGTATGTTGACTGAAACACAGACTCCATTATATGTTATGTAAAAGTATTTGAAGAGTACAGGGGTACAGGGGAAAAACGTTatgcattccgatatttaccagtacttttttcaataacttcTCAAGATATCTGatgttctaaaattaaaatttaaaaattcttgaaattacTCCAGATGAACATTGATCGTTTTTCCCCTAtactctttatttaatataatagttatataaGTAGACATTAAAACGATGTTGATAcaacataaattattgtttagcATACTGGTGATGGTACGCCAACTCTATTGGTTGCACAACCTGGCGGTACATTCATGCGGATTAAGTGCAATCCTGAAGATTGTCAATCAAAGAATAGTTCCTGCGAGGCTGTAGATTATCAGACATTAGGGATATCTAGGATgcgcaatcaaaatatttcaacggAGATTATCGGAGATTTAGAGCCGGGAGTAACGCCGTTTATCTCGACGATCGAACCTAAAATGTCTAGTTACATACTCAAAGATAAGTTGCCGAAGCAAAGTTTCACTGACGATAGCCAACTAGACGTGAAAACCTTCAAACCTGCATCGCTCGAGTTCAAAAGGAACTACTCGCAACCGGCATTTCGAAAGAATAGTCTGGATATGGCCGGCGAGTATGGTAGAGATTTTACAGCAGAAAATCCGGGACCAGTTAGATTTTATAGTCCCGTCGAGTCTTCAAGCACTGATGAAATGGATGGCAACTTTATCGGTGGCAATGTTATTCTCGGACAATACGATAGTAAACCTATGAAAGATACATTGTTAccatcttttaaaaatttctcccacaataataataataacaataatggaaataatagtaataacaacaacagcagcaatATCAATAAATCGAATCAACAGGATGAAATCATAAAAGAAGACATGGATTCAAATAATGAAGTCATTAGTAAAAATGCTCCAAAAGGGAAACCTTATGCCTTGGCAACGCTTGATGGAACTATTATGTTGGTACAAGATGAGGTAATTTTATGGTAAGCAATCACGCGTTTCGACGTTTAGATACATCTGTATGTTTGCCAATATATCGCATTGTTCTCTTCTTACAGGGCTATGCAAGTAGATCATCAGATATTCGCTCTGTGTCGACTGGACGTCACAGGCGATAGTTCCGACGAAATAATCGCCTGTGCCTGGGATGGTCAGACCTACATCTTGGATCAACAACGACATAGCGTGCGTTTTCAATTTGAAGAACCGGTCAGAGCTTTTTGCACAGGAAATTATAACGTGATTCCGGGAACGTCTAGCCCCAGCCTGGTGTATAATACCTTCAGTAACAAGGTTTTTATTCATAACaagtgaaataattaatgtcaTTTACAATTGTGACAATGATAATTACATgtattttctatcttttagatttttctttattatgacGTCACTCTGCCAAGCATGACGATCACTCCTTTGAATCCCATGAAAGACTGTGAGTCTGATGAAACGCACGTCTTAGAGAAATTACTGGGCGAGTGTAATATAAATGACAAACAGCAAAAGATACAACAGTTAACTGAATGGTTGCTGTATGGCGTACAGTAACATATGGCAGGCAAAcgttattacaattatatatagagCGTGATTCTTATGTATCATTACATCTGTTTTAAAAATCGGCTTATATAGgcaaaaatgtgtaataaaacaaacatattCTGGTACATGTGTTAAATCACTATTcttaaatctttatatctttaagtataaaaattaatcgaaaaatatttgtatccaattaaaaaatgttcgaTTCTGATCGTGATAACAAAACATGTTTCTACCTCGGTATCTCTCATATTCGACAGGAATCGCATGTGCGATCGTTCTTATGGGACACGTCACTGCGTTATCGCGAAGGATATACGACCGAAAGTTCGTGCAAATTTTTGACAAA is part of the Temnothorax longispinosus isolate EJ_2023e chromosome 12, Tlon_JGU_v1, whole genome shotgun sequence genome and encodes:
- the LOC139823229 gene encoding mitochondrial inner membrane protease subunit 2, which encodes MQPALNPDLRYPDYVFLNRWAIRNRDIQRGDIVCIVSPKVPNQTLIKRVVGLAGDIIGTHGYKISALQVWIRYVEVIIGCRKATAGWREITLDILWTLIPLGRYLWVW
- the LOC139823425 gene encoding KICSTOR complex protein ITFG2 isoform X1, with amino-acid sequence MRAVSFVKRLQWELPGTVCRHGLTIGDVDNDGDNELVVGTVEGELYIFKGSELWQKITGLGLITSVAIGDIFNYGRNALVVICGDGWTHIFYSPRSVNPNNPNLLVGQHIGKDTNEQDNFKTSTDVGNSQSTEHVDNTNEINELSGKMECVHVQRIPTNTKTVLIADVDKDGANEMILGLTDRVVRSYRWSSNADLETGKLVGLNKWECTNQIGTVTLQHTGDGTPTLLVAQPGGTFMRIKCNPEDCQSKNSSCEAVDYQTLGISRMRNQNISTEIIGDLEPGVTPFISTIEPKMSSYILKDKLPKQSFTDDSQLDVKTFKPASLEFKRNYSQPAFRKNSLDMAGEYGRDFTAENPGPVRFYSPVESSSTDEMDGNFIGGNVILGQYDSKPMKDTLLPSFKNFSHNNNNNNNGNNSNNNNSSNINKSNQQDEIIKEDMDSNNEVISKNAPKGKPYALATLDGTIMLVQDEVILWAMQVDHQIFALCRLDVTGDSSDEIIACAWDGQTYILDQQRHSVRFQFEEPVRAFCTGNYNVIPGTSSPSLVYNTFSNKIFLYYDVTLPSMTITPLNPMKDCESDETHVLEKLLGECNINDKQQKIQQLTEWLLYGVQ
- the LOC139823425 gene encoding KICSTOR complex protein ITFG2 isoform X2, whose amino-acid sequence is MRAVSFVKRLQWELPGTVCRHGLTIGDVDNDGDNELVVGTVEGELYIFKGSELWQKITGLGLITSVAIGDIFNYGRNALVVICGDGWTHIFYSPRSVNPNNPNLLVGQHIGKDTNEQDNFKTSTDRVVRSYRWSSNADLETGKLVGLNKWECTNQIGTVTLQHTGDGTPTLLVAQPGGTFMRIKCNPEDCQSKNSSCEAVDYQTLGISRMRNQNISTEIIGDLEPGVTPFISTIEPKMSSYILKDKLPKQSFTDDSQLDVKTFKPASLEFKRNYSQPAFRKNSLDMAGEYGRDFTAENPGPVRFYSPVESSSTDEMDGNFIGGNVILGQYDSKPMKDTLLPSFKNFSHNNNNNNNGNNSNNNNSSNINKSNQQDEIIKEDMDSNNEVISKNAPKGKPYALATLDGTIMLVQDEVILWAMQVDHQIFALCRLDVTGDSSDEIIACAWDGQTYILDQQRHSVRFQFEEPVRAFCTGNYNVIPGTSSPSLVYNTFSNKIFLYYDVTLPSMTITPLNPMKDCESDETHVLEKLLGECNINDKQQKIQQLTEWLLYGVQ